GACGGAAACCGTTTACGGTCTCGCCGCCAACGCGCTCGACGCGCGGGCCGTCGCGAAGCTATTCGAAACCAAAGGCCGCCCGGCGCACAATCCGATCATTGTGCACGTCGCCAGCGCGGCCATGGCGCGCCGCTGCGCGACTGAATGGCCGGTGGTGGCGGACGATCTGGCCCGCGCATTCTGGCCGGGCCCACTGACCCTGGTGGTGCGACGTTCTGCCGATATTCCCGACACGGTCACAGGCGGCGGCCCGACTGTGGGCTTGCGCTGCCCCGGCCATCCTTTGGCGCGGGCGGTCATCCGCGCCTGCGCCTTTCCGCTCGCCGCGCCGAGCGCAAACCTGTCCGGTCGGATTTCACCGACAAACGCGGAACACGTCTTCAAAGACCTCGGAGACAAGATCCGGTTAATCGTGGACGGTGGACAGGCGCAAATCGGCATTGAATCGACGGTGCTGGATTTGACCGGCGCGCTTCCGCGCATTCTTCGTCCGGGAATGATCCATGACGAATCGCTGCTGGCGGTGACCGGTGAACTGGCGGACGCGGAACGTGTGACACAGGGCGAGGGCCACTTGCGCAGCCCCGGACTGTTGCCGCGGCATTACGCTCCACGAGCCAGGCTGATGGTGTTGCAGTGGCGCGATGACCGCGATCTGCTGTCGCAAGTCTCCAAACCCGGCTCTTCGGGCACCACCGTCCACGTCATCGCGCACACAAGCATTCCTTCCGGCGACAATTTTGGACGCGTCAGCATCATCCCGCACGACGCGGAGGCATTCGCGCGTGCCATCTACGCTGAATTGCACCGTTGCGATGAAGAAGGCGCGCGGCTCATTGTGGTTGAAGCCCCGCCAGAAACTGCCGAATGGAGCGCGATCAACGACCGGTTGCGCCGCGCGTCGGTCTGATTACTCCGCTCAGCTAAAGCTTGCGAGCAAAGCCCCGCGCTGGCAAAAACTCCAGTCGTGCCGCATCCCGACGCCCGCATCCTCATTGCCGACGACCAACCCGATGTGCTGGAAGCGTTGCGCCTGCTCCTGAAAGGCGAGGGCTGCCGCGCCGAAACCGTGAATTCGCCCGCCAAAGTGCTTGCCGCATTGGAGAAGGATGAGTTCGACGTTGTGCTGATGGACCTCAATTATGCCCGCGACACGACTTCTGGCCAGGAAGGGCTGGAACTGCTGGCCCGCGTTCAAGCGCTTGACGGCGCGCCGCCCGTGGTGGTGATGACCGCGTGGGCTAATATCGAGCTAGCCGTCGAAGCAATGCGACGCGGGGCGCGAGACTTCATCCAGAAACCCTGGGACAACCCAAGGCTTGTCGCGATCATCCGCAACCAGATAGAACTCTCGAGGGCGTTGCGCAAAGGCCGTCGCCTCGAAGCTGAAAACGAACTGCTCCGCGCCGCCGGCGGTCCGACGCTGATCGCCGAGTCGCCGGCGATGCGGCCCGCGCTCGAACTCATCCGGCGTGTCGGTCCCTCGGACGCGAACGTGTTGATCACCGGTGAAAACGGCACGGGCAAGGGTGTCGTTGCCCGGGCGTTGCACGCCGCGTCCCCGCGCGCCAACAAGCCGCTCGTCGTGGTGAACATGGGCGGCCTGTCCGGGGGGGTTTTTGAAAGCGAACTCTTTGGGCATGTGAAAGGCGCCTTCACCGACGCGAAAACGGACCGGGTCGGGCGCTTCGAGCTGGCCGACGGTGGCACCCTGTTCCTCGATGAAATCGCCAACATTCCCCTCAACCAGCAGGCAAAGCTGCTGCGCGTACTGGAGACCGGCGAGTTCGAGCGTGTCGGCTCATCGAAAACGCGCCGTGCCGACGTCCGGATTCTTTCGGCAACCAATGCGGACGCGCGCGGTGAGGTTGCCGCCGGGCGGTTCCGCCAGGATTTGCTGTTCCGTTTGAACACCGTGGAAATCCATCTCCCGCCGTTGCGCGAGCGGCGCGAGGACATTCCCCCGCTGGCGGCGCACTTTCTTCGTCAGCACGCCGGGCGTTACCGGAAACATGCGGGAGGCTTCGAACCTGCGGCGCTGCAGCTGCTCCAGGAAAACGCGTGGCCGGGCAACGTGCGGGAACTGGACCACGCCGTTGAGCGCGCCGTATTGATGACGCAAGGCGGCACGATCAAAACCTCCGACCTCGCCCTCGGCGCCGGCCGCGACGCCGTGCCTCGCATCGAGGACATGAGTCTGGAGGAGGTGGAGCGGCATCTCATCAAGAGGACGCTGGCCCGATGCGATGGCAACGCGATGAAAGCCGCCGAAGCCCTCGGTCTGAGCCGAAGCGCATTTTACAGAAGGCTCGAAAAGCATGGATTGTAAGCGGTGGCAGGGCGCGGCGCGATAAAGACGTCGCGCCCCGACCTCTTTTTCATTCAGTCAGCAAATGGCCAGGAAACTCACCCACGACCGGCGGATTCTGCTGCTGACCCTCGTGTCAGGTCTGCCGGCGCTGACTGTCGCCCTCGCCCTGCTCTGGTACGGGGATTTTTCCACGAGGACGCAATGGACCCTGACGATTCTCGTGGTTGTCGCCTGGTGGGCGTTTGCCTTTGCCGCGCGCGAGCGCGTGGTGCATCCGTTGCAGACCGTCTCCAATCTGCTGTCTGCCCTGCGCGAGGAGGATTTTTCCGTGCGCGCCCGCGGTGCGCGGCGCGACGATCCGCTTGGCGACGTGATGTTCGAGGTCAACGCACTGAGCGAGACGCTGCGTGAACAGCGCCTTGGCGCGCTTGAGGCCACAGCGCTGTTGCGTACCGTGATGGAGGAAATCAACCTGGCAGTCTTCGCCTTTGATGATCAACAGAAGCTGCGTCTGGTGAACCGCGCCGGCGAACGACTGCTGGCCCAGCCCTCGGAACGGCTGCTGGCGCGCACTGCCGCGGAACTGTGCCTTGCGGACTGTCTGCAAGGCGAACCGACCCGCACCTTGCAAATGACGTTTCCCGGCGGCCTCGGCCGCTGGGGGATGCGGCGCAGTTCATTCCGGCAGGGCGGGCGGCCGCACCAATTGCTGGTGCTGGCCGACCTGAGCCAGGCGTTGCGCGAGGAGGAACGCCAGGCGTGGCAGCGGCTGCTGCGCGTCCTCGGCCACGAACTGAACAACTCGCTCGCTCCCATCAAATCAATCTCCGGCAGCCTCGTCAGTCTGCTCGCCAAAGACCCGCTGCCCGCCGATTGGAAAGATGACATGGAACGCGGACTCGGAGTCGTCACCGCGCGCGCGGATGCGCTCAGCCGGTTCATGGAGGCCTACTCGCGCCTGGCGAGGCTGCCCCAGCCCAAATTGCAGCCCGTGGAGATCGCGCCGCTTATAAACCGGGTGGCCGGTCTGGAAACCCGCGTTCCCATCGGGGTGGCCGCCGGTCCTCACGTCATGCTGCAGGCCGATCCCGACCAACTGGAACAATTGCTCATCAACCTGCTTCGCAATGCCGCGGATGCCGCGCTCGAAACCAGAGGGGGCGTGAAAATCGGCTGGACCGTAACCGGCCCACGGCTGGAAATCTCCGTCGAGGACGAGGGGCCGGGACTCTCGAACACAGCCAATCTCTTCGTGCCGTTCTTCACCACCAAGCCCGGCGGGTCCGGCATCGGCCTCGCGCTGAGCCGACAGATCGCAGAGGCGCATGGCGGCATCCTCACCCTGGAAAACCGCAGCCAGACCACGGGTTGCGTGGCGCGCCTGCGCCTGCCGCTGAACCATCCCGTCCCGACCGGGACAACAAAGGATTGACGCCCGTTCCAAGTGTATTATTGTCCTAATACACTTAATCGATGCGCGTGAGCAATTCTCGACTCGCCTGTCCAACCTCGGAACCATGACGGCCCGCTCCCCTTCGAACCGTGACGAGCCGGTTGTTCCGGATATTGCGTCGCGGAATGGCCCGGCCGTTCGTTTCCCGGCCCGCCCCGCTCTGACGGCGGGGCGGTTCACGCGGCGACCGCGCGGCAATGACCGCCTTCGCATTCGTTGAC
This genomic interval from Candidatus Angelobacter sp. contains the following:
- a CDS encoding L-threonylcarbamoyladenylate synthase, coding for TETVYGLAANALDARAVAKLFETKGRPAHNPIIVHVASAAMARRCATEWPVVADDLARAFWPGPLTLVVRRSADIPDTVTGGGPTVGLRCPGHPLARAVIRACAFPLAAPSANLSGRISPTNAEHVFKDLGDKIRLIVDGGQAQIGIESTVLDLTGALPRILRPGMIHDESLLAVTGELADAERVTQGEGHLRSPGLLPRHYAPRARLMVLQWRDDRDLLSQVSKPGSSGTTVHVIAHTSIPSGDNFGRVSIIPHDAEAFARAIYAELHRCDEEGARLIVVEAPPETAEWSAINDRLRRASV
- a CDS encoding sigma-54 dependent transcriptional regulator, translating into MPHPDARILIADDQPDVLEALRLLLKGEGCRAETVNSPAKVLAALEKDEFDVVLMDLNYARDTTSGQEGLELLARVQALDGAPPVVVMTAWANIELAVEAMRRGARDFIQKPWDNPRLVAIIRNQIELSRALRKGRRLEAENELLRAAGGPTLIAESPAMRPALELIRRVGPSDANVLITGENGTGKGVVARALHAASPRANKPLVVVNMGGLSGGVFESELFGHVKGAFTDAKTDRVGRFELADGGTLFLDEIANIPLNQQAKLLRVLETGEFERVGSSKTRRADVRILSATNADARGEVAAGRFRQDLLFRLNTVEIHLPPLRERREDIPPLAAHFLRQHAGRYRKHAGGFEPAALQLLQENAWPGNVRELDHAVERAVLMTQGGTIKTSDLALGAGRDAVPRIEDMSLEEVERHLIKRTLARCDGNAMKAAEALGLSRSAFYRRLEKHGL
- a CDS encoding ATP-binding protein, giving the protein MARKLTHDRRILLLTLVSGLPALTVALALLWYGDFSTRTQWTLTILVVVAWWAFAFAARERVVHPLQTVSNLLSALREEDFSVRARGARRDDPLGDVMFEVNALSETLREQRLGALEATALLRTVMEEINLAVFAFDDQQKLRLVNRAGERLLAQPSERLLARTAAELCLADCLQGEPTRTLQMTFPGGLGRWGMRRSSFRQGGRPHQLLVLADLSQALREEERQAWQRLLRVLGHELNNSLAPIKSISGSLVSLLAKDPLPADWKDDMERGLGVVTARADALSRFMEAYSRLARLPQPKLQPVEIAPLINRVAGLETRVPIGVAAGPHVMLQADPDQLEQLLINLLRNAADAALETRGGVKIGWTVTGPRLEISVEDEGPGLSNTANLFVPFFTTKPGGSGIGLALSRQIAEAHGGILTLENRSQTTGCVARLRLPLNHPVPTGTTKD